The proteins below come from a single Vitis vinifera cultivar Pinot Noir 40024 chromosome 9, ASM3070453v1 genomic window:
- the LOC100254318 gene encoding pentatricopeptide repeat-containing protein At1g52640, mitochondrial has protein sequence MAIRAWFSITRTLNHHFFHSLSSPKTHHSRLFSSQTILQDPNSLSSSQYINEISRILSDFRDPHHDLERPLTAFSQKITPGLVEQVLKRCKNLGFSAHRFFLWAKRLPGFEHSKESYHILVDILGSSKQFPLIWDFLSDMRETRCCEICPEIFWLIFRAYCRANLPGDAIRAFHQMGDFGVKAGVGDVDQLLYVLCKRKHVKQAQEFFDKVNVEVMPNAKTYSILMRGWGDVGDSSEARKLFEEMRERGCAVDVVAYNSLLEALCKGGNVDEAYKLFREMGSNGLAPDACSYSIFIRAYCEVNDIHSAFQVLDRMRRYNLVPNVFTYNCIVKKLCKSEKVDEAYQLLDEMIERGVSPDLWSYNAIQAFHCDHCEVNKALRLISRMEKENCMPDRHTYNMVLKMLLRVGRFDRVTDVWGGMEERGFYPAASTYAVMVHGFCKKKGKLEEACKYFEMMIDDGIPPYSCTVELLRNRVIGLGFSEQIDVLAGKMERSTSCVIQELSSVMRGEKASGRLRSEEQNLPSEERGEGYEYTWLTEGSSLSR, from the coding sequence ATGGCCATTAGAGCATGGTTCTCCATTACCAGAACCTTAAACCATCACTTCTTCCATTCTCTCTCTTCACCAAAAACCCACCACTCCCGACTCTTCTCCTCTCAAACCATCCTCCAAGATCCAAACTCACTTTCTTCATCACAATACATAAACGAAATCTCTCGAATTCTAAGCGATTTTCGAGACCCCCACCACGACTTGGAACGTCCTCTCACTGCTTTCTCCCAAAAAATAACACCGGGCCTAGTCGAGCAAGTGCTGAAAAGGTGCAAGAATCTTGGGTTCTCTGCTCACAGGTTCTTTCTTTGGGCAAAAAGACTTCCGGGTTTTGAACATAGCAAAGAGAGCTATCACATTCTTGTAGATATCCTGGGAAGTTCAAAACAATTTCCATTGATTTGGGATTTTCTTTCAGATATGAGAGAAACTCGATGCTGTGAAATTTGCCCCGAAATTTTTTGGCTTATTTTTAGGGCATATTGTAGAGCAAATTTGCCCGGAGATGCTATTCGGGCTTTTCACCAAATGGGTGATTTTGGAGTTAAGGCTGGGGTTGGTGATGTTGATCAGCTTTTGTATGTGTTATGCAAAAGGAAGCATGTGAAGCAAGCCCAAGAGTTTTTCGATAAAGTTAATGTTGAGGTTATGCCGAATGCGAAAACTTACAGCATTTTAATGAGAGGGTGGGGTGATGTTGGTGATTCTAGTGAAGCCCGTAAGTTGTTCGAAGAAATGCGTGAGAGAGGGTGTGCGGTGGATGTGGTTGCTTATAATAGTTTGTTGGAGGCTTTATGTAAAGGAGGGAATGTGGACGAAGCATATAAATTATTTCGGGAGATGGGCTCAAATGGACTTGCCCCAGATGCTTGttcatattcaatttttattcgAGCTTATTGTGAAGTGAATGATATTCATTCAGCTTTTCAGGTTCTTGATAGAATGAGGAGGTACAATCTTGTGCCTAACGTTTTTACTTACAATTGTATTGTCAAGAAGCTTTGTAAAAGTGAAAAGGTGGATGAGGCTTACCAGCTTCTAGATGAAATGATTGAGAGGGGTGTTAGCCCGGATTTGTGGAGTTACAATGCAATCCAAGCTTTCCATTGTGATCACTGTGAAGTTAATAAGGCTCTTAGGTTGATTTCTAGGATGGAGAAAGAGAATTGCATGCCGGATCGGCATACTTACAATATGGTGCTCAAAATGCTATTGAGAGTAGGAAGATTTGATAGGGTAACCGATGTTTGGGGGGGTATGGAGGAGAGGGGCTTTTATCCTGCAGCCTCAACATATGCTGTTATGGTCCATGgtttttgtaagaaaaaaggTAAACTAGAGGAGGCATGCAAATACTTTGAGATGATGATTGATGATGGGATACCACCATATTCTTGTACTGTTGAGCTGTTAAGAAACCGAGTCATAGGGTTAGGGTTCTCAGAGCAGATAGATGTACTTGCAGGTAAGATGGAGCGGAGCACCTCTTGTGTAATACAAGAGTTGTCTAGTGTAATGAGAGGTGAAAAGGCCTCTGGAAGATTAAGAAGTGAAGAGCAAAACCTTCCTAGTGAGGAAAGAGGAGAGGGCTATGAATATACTTGGTTGACTGAAGGATCTAGTTTGAGCCGTTAG